One stretch of Narcine bancroftii isolate sNarBan1 chromosome 8, sNarBan1.hap1, whole genome shotgun sequence DNA includes these proteins:
- the LOC138742120 gene encoding uncharacterized protein encodes MCTNTTRTLQWAACACSKASDLKTWGPAKIVREAETPRSYIIETESSRQLRQNRIHINPTPDVAWKAPHSPQPRRGMESATFAPARAWHGKRHIRPSPGVAWKAPHSPQPGRGMESATFAPARAWHGKRHIRPSPGVAWKAPHSPQPGRGMESATFAPVRAWHGKRHIRPSPGVAWKAPHSPQPGRGMESATFAPARAWHGKRHIRPSPGVAWKAPHSPQPGRGMESATFAPARAWHGKRHIRPSPGVAWKAPHSPQPGRGMESATFAPARAWHGKRHIRPSPGVAWKAPHSPQPGRGMESATFAPARAWHGKRHIRPSPGVAWKAPHSPQPGRGMESATFAPARAWHGKRHIRPSPGVAWKAPHSPQPGRGMESATFAPARAWHGKRHIRPSPGVAWKAPHSPQPGRGMESATFAPARAWHVKRHIRPSPGVAWKAPHSPQPGRGMESATFAPARAWHGKRHIRPSPGVAWKAPHSPQPGRGMESATFAPARAWHGKRHIRPSPGVAWKAPHSPQPGRGMESATFAPARAWHGKRHIRPSPGVAWKAPHSPQPGRGMESATFAPARAWHGKRHIRPSPGVAWKAPHSPQPGRGMESATFAPARAWHGKRHIRPSPGVAWKAPHSPQPGRGMESATFAPARAWHGKRHIRPSPGVAWKAPHSPQPGRGMESATFAPARAWHGKRHIRPSPGVAWKAPHSPQPGRGMESATFAPARAWHGKRHIRPSPGVAWKAPHSPQPGRGMESATFAPARAWHGKRHIRPSPGVAWKAPEPPVASKNPCEGMQVETPTNNSVTIEQQSTGEQRQTIPPSTTIPTPPKQMHNKV; translated from the coding sequence ATGTGCACAAACACGACAAGAACTCTTCAGtgggcagcatgtgcatgttcaaaAGCCAGTGATTTAAAAACCTGGGGcccagcaaagattgttagagaagctgagacaccaagatcatacatcattgagacagaatctaGTAGACAGCTGAGACAAAACAGGATCCACATTAACCCAACCCCAGACGTGGCATGGAAAGCGCCACATTCGCCCCAGCCCAGGCGTGGCATGGAAAGCGCCACATTCGCCCCAGCCCGGGCGTGGCATGGAAAGCGCCACATTCGCCCCAGCCCGGGCGTGGCATGGAAAGCGCCACATTCGCCCCAGCCCGGGCGTGGCATGGAAAGCGCCACATTCGCCCCAGCCCGGGCGTGGCATGGAAAGCGCCACATTCGCCCCAGCCCGGGCGTGGCATGGAAAGCGCCACATTCGCCCCAGCCCGGGCGTGGCATGGAAAGCGCCACATTCGCCCCAGTCCGGGCGTGGCATGGAAAGCGCCACATTCGCCCCAGCCCGGGCGTGGCATGGAAAGCGCCACATTCGCCCCAGCCCGGGCGTGGCATGGAAAGCGCCACATTCGCCCCAGCCCGGGCGTGGCATGGAAAGCGCCACATTCGCCCCAGCCCGGGCGTGGCATGGAAAGCGCCACATTCGCCCCAGCCCGGGCGTGGCATGGAAAGCGCCACATTCGCCCCAGCCCGGGCGTGGCATGGAAAGCGCCACATTCGCCCCAGCCCGGGCGTGGCATGGAAAGCGCCACATTCGCCCCAGCCCGGGCGTGGCATGGAAAGCGCCACATTCGCCCCAGCCCGGGCGTGGCATGGAAAGCGCCACATTCGCCCCAGCCCGGGCGTGGCATGGAAAGCGCCACATTCGCCCCAGCCCGGGCGTGGCATGGAAAGCGCCACATTCGCCCCAGCCCGGGCGTGGCATGGAAAGCGCCACATTCGCCCCAGCCCGGGCGTGGCATGGAAAGCGCCACATTCGCCCCAGCCCGGGCGTGGCATGGAAAGCGCCACATTCGCCCCAGCCCGGGCGTGGCATGGAAAGCGCCACATTCGCCCCAGCCCGGGCGTGGCATGGAAAGCGCCACATTCGCCCCAGCCCGGGCGTGGCATGGAAAGCGCCACATTCGCCCCAGCCCGGGCGTGGCATGGAAAGCGCCACATTCGCCCCAGCCCGGGCGTGGCATGGAAAGCGCCACATTCGCCCCAGCCCGGGCGTGGCATGGAAAGCGCCACATTCGCCCCAGCCCGGGCGTGGCATGTAAAGCGCCACATTCGCCCCAGCCCGGGCGTGGCATGGAAAGCGCCACATTCGCCCCAGCCCGGGCGTGGCATGGAAAGCGCCACATTCGCCCCAGCCCGGGCGTGGCATGGAAAGCGCCACATTCGCCCCAGCCCGGGCGTGGCATGGAAAGCGCCACATTCGCCCCAGCCCGGGCGTGGCATGGAAAGCGCCACATTCGCCCCAGCCCGGGCGTGGCATGGAAAGCGCCACATTCGCCCCAGCCCGGGCGTGGCATGGAAAGCGCCACATTCGCCCCAGCCCGGGCGTGGCATGGAAAGCGCCACATTCGCCCCAGCCCGGGCGTGGCATGGAAAGCGCCACATTCGCCCCAGCCCGGGCGTGGCATGGAAAGCGCCACATTCGCCCCAGCCCGGGCGTGGCATGGAAAGCGCCACATTCGCCCCAGCCCGGGCGTGGCATGGAAAGCGCCACATTCGCCCCAGCCCGGGCGTGGCATGGAAAGCGCCACATTCGCCCCAGCCCGGGCGTGGCATGGAAAGCGCCACATTCGCCCCAGCCCGGGCGTGGCATGGAAAGCGCCACATTCGCCCCAGCCCGGGCGTGGCATGGAAAGCGCCACATTCGCCCCAGCCCGGGCGTGGCATGGAAAGCGCCACATTCGCCCCAGCCCGGGCGTGGCATGGAAAGCGCCACATTCGCCCCAGCCCGGGCGTGGCATGGAAAGCGCCACATTCGCCCCAGCCCGGGCGTGGCATGGAAAGCGCCACATTCGCCCCAGCCCGGGCGTGGCATGGAAAGCGCCACATTCGCCCCAGCCCGGGCGTGGCATGGAAAGCGCCACATTCGCCCCAGCCCGGGCGTGGCATGGAAAGCGCCACATTCGCCCCAGCCCGGGCGTGGCATGGAAAGCGCCACATTCGCCCCAGCCCGGGCGTGGCATGGAAAGCGCCACATTCGCCCCAGCCCGGGCGTGGCATGGAAAGCGCCACATTCGCCCCAGCCCGGGCGTGGCATGGAAAGCGCCACATTCGCCCCAGCCCGGGCGTGGCATGGAAAGCGCCAGAACCACCAGTAGCTTCTAAAAATCCTTGTGAAGGAATGCAAgtagaaaccccaaccaacaactCTGTAACAATTGAACAGCAGTCAACAggagaacagaggcaaacaatacCACCATCCACAACTATACCAACACCACCGAAGCAAATGCACAACAAGGTCtga
- the fam167b gene encoding protein FAM167A isoform X2, with protein MSLTPAEAAAGAGATAADSSEDDLRQVKALAEKLHLQTRRPSFAEWRQKLQLQPWKESGEPVRKPGAEAGGETGPTPAQRAGAKLDVSHHHVCGFANIGEALGWREMQSLDHQLARKLICLRREIHRLKVEQVCHQHKEMLDDVTYGLEECEEESDLLCDIPLKAAFSLSTPLKHIGVTKMNINSRRFSLS; from the exons ATGTCTCTGACCCCGGCGGAGGCAGCAGCAGGAGCCGGAGCAACAGCCGCCGACTCCTCTGAAGATGATCTCCGGCAGGTGAAGGCGCTGGCAGAGAAGTTGCATTTGCAGACCCGGAGACCGTCGTTCGCCGAATGGAGACAGAAACTGCAGCTTCAGCCGTGGAAGGAGAGCGGGGAGCCGGTGCGGAAGCCCGGGGCAGAGGCTGGGGGCGAGACTGGTCCCACACCTGCACAGAGAGCGGGGGCGAAGCTGGACGTCTCTCACCACCACGTTTGCGGCTTTGCAAACATCGGCGAGGCGCTGGGGTGG CGAGAGATGCAGTCCCTGGATCACCAGTTAGCACGGAAGTTGATCTGCCTACGAAGAGAGATTCACCGGTTGAAAGTGGAACAGGTCTGTCACCAGCACAAGGAGATGTTGGATGATGTGACGTATGGGCTGGAGGAGTGCGAGGAAGAGTCTGACCTGCTGTGTGACATTCCCCTCAAAGCTGCGTTCAGTCTCTCCACACCCCTCAAACACATTGGAGTGACTAAAATGAACATCAATTCCAGGCGGTTCTCTCTCTCCTGA
- the fam167b gene encoding protein FAM167A isoform X1, which translates to MSLTPAEAAAGAGATAADSSEDDLRQVKALAEKLHLQTRRPSFAEWRQKLQLQPWKESGEPVRKPGAEAGGETGPTPAQRAGAKLDVSHHHVCGFANIGEALGWVRTELREMQSLDHQLARKLICLRREIHRLKVEQVCHQHKEMLDDVTYGLEECEEESDLLCDIPLKAAFSLSTPLKHIGVTKMNINSRRFSLS; encoded by the exons ATGTCTCTGACCCCGGCGGAGGCAGCAGCAGGAGCCGGAGCAACAGCCGCCGACTCCTCTGAAGATGATCTCCGGCAGGTGAAGGCGCTGGCAGAGAAGTTGCATTTGCAGACCCGGAGACCGTCGTTCGCCGAATGGAGACAGAAACTGCAGCTTCAGCCGTGGAAGGAGAGCGGGGAGCCGGTGCGGAAGCCCGGGGCAGAGGCTGGGGGCGAGACTGGTCCCACACCTGCACAGAGAGCGGGGGCGAAGCTGGACGTCTCTCACCACCACGTTTGCGGCTTTGCAAACATCGGCGAGGCGCTGGGGTGGGTAAGGACCGAACTT CGAGAGATGCAGTCCCTGGATCACCAGTTAGCACGGAAGTTGATCTGCCTACGAAGAGAGATTCACCGGTTGAAAGTGGAACAGGTCTGTCACCAGCACAAGGAGATGTTGGATGATGTGACGTATGGGCTGGAGGAGTGCGAGGAAGAGTCTGACCTGCTGTGTGACATTCCCCTCAAAGCTGCGTTCAGTCTCTCCACACCCCTCAAACACATTGGAGTGACTAAAATGAACATCAATTCCAGGCGGTTCTCTCTCTCCTGA